A single genomic interval of Persephonella atlantica harbors:
- a CDS encoding dihydroorotate dehydrogenase codes for MQTKIEPLDNSLSYKLFGIDFKNPVWTASGCFSYGLEVAENLYDISQLGAVVVKGLSFKPRTGNPPQRIVETPCGMLNSIGLQNPGVEYFTQKILPQLRKYDTVIVANIFGEDEDEYLKVAEHLDRADGVYILELNVSCPNVKKGGIAFGSDPETLYSLVKKLKQVTDKPLLVKLSPNVTDITVTADASVEGGADGLVLINTLLGMAIDVEKEKPIIGLKTGGLSGPAILPVAVRMIYQVYEKYGSSVPIIGVGGITTAQDALQHILAGAVAVQIGTANFYDPYSPLKVIEGLKKHLKRKNYSHFLELIGKAHRLEIK; via the coding sequence ATGCAGACTAAGATAGAGCCGTTGGATAATTCCCTCTCCTATAAGCTATTTGGTATAGATTTTAAAAACCCTGTGTGGACTGCATCTGGCTGTTTTTCGTATGGTTTAGAAGTGGCAGAAAACCTTTACGACATATCCCAGCTTGGAGCAGTTGTTGTCAAAGGACTGTCTTTCAAACCTCGGACAGGGAATCCTCCCCAGAGGATAGTTGAAACCCCCTGCGGGATGCTCAATTCCATCGGCCTTCAGAACCCGGGAGTGGAGTATTTCACACAGAAAATACTCCCTCAACTGAGAAAGTATGATACTGTTATTGTTGCCAATATTTTTGGAGAGGATGAGGACGAGTATCTGAAGGTTGCTGAGCATTTAGACAGAGCAGATGGAGTTTATATCTTAGAGCTAAACGTCTCCTGTCCAAACGTAAAAAAAGGGGGGATAGCCTTTGGCTCAGACCCAGAAACTTTATACAGTCTTGTAAAAAAACTGAAACAGGTTACAGACAAACCCCTTTTAGTCAAACTAAGCCCAAATGTTACAGATATTACTGTTACAGCTGATGCGTCTGTTGAAGGGGGAGCAGATGGTCTTGTCCTGATAAACACACTCCTTGGTATGGCCATAGATGTTGAAAAAGAAAAACCAATAATCGGCTTAAAAACAGGGGGTCTTTCTGGGCCTGCCATTCTCCCTGTGGCAGTCAGAATGATATATCAGGTGTACGAGAAGTACGGTTCTTCTGTTCCCATCATAGGTGTTGGAGGTATTACAACAGCTCAGGATGCACTTCAACACATACTTGCAGGTGCTGTTGCAGTTCAGATAGGAACGGCAAACTTTTACGACCCGTACTCCCCTTTGAAAGTGATTG